A single genomic interval of bacterium harbors:
- a CDS encoding GNAT family N-acetyltransferase gives MEQRKKFAIKKATISNVKEIHKLISKYSKQGLMLCRSLAEIESKIRDYFICDIKGKVIGCVALRIWNRRSSEIYALAVGIKHTGKGIGTKLIRGCIADAKKLDIPSVFALTSKPSLFKKLGFQKLNINELPKVIFTEKIINIEKAYGLKAHKIGGKEANEAKV, from the coding sequence AAGCAACTATAAGCAATGTAAAAGAGATACATAAATTAATAAGTAAATATTCTAAACAGGGCTTGATGCTTTGCAGATCGCTTGCAGAAATAGAAAGCAAAATAAGAGACTATTTTATCTGTGACATAAAGGGGAAGGTTATAGGATGTGTAGCGCTTAGAATCTGGAACAGGAGAAGTTCAGAAATTTACGCTTTAGCTGTTGGGATTAAACATACCGGTAAAGGAATTGGCACAAAGTTAATCAGGGGCTGTATCGCCGATGCGAAAAAATTGGATATACCTTCTGTTTTTGCGCTTACTTCAAAACCCTCTCTGTTTAAAAAGTTAGGATTCCAAAAACTCAATATCAATGAACTCCCTAAAGTAATATTTACAGAAAAGATTATTAACATAGAGAAGGCTTACGGGTTAAAAGCTCATAAGATAGGGGGCAAAGAGGCAAATGAAGCGAAAGTATAA